In Hwangdonia lutea, a single window of DNA contains:
- a CDS encoding tetratricopeptide repeat protein, producing the protein MTKNNIVSLLVALSFSFQIMAQQSATYTSSMADYQKALSLFNNQQYLAAQSLFRDVKKDAKENLLKSECAYYIANCAVRLNQQNADQLIEDFVKDYPTSTKRNTAFFDVADYYFANGKYPHARKWYDKVNEEALARKEKEKFNFNNGYSAFSVKQYKVAKKYLTRVENSQEYGSQAKYYLGFMAYEGDDYDEANEYFDQVSAQERYQEKLSYYQADLHFKLGKFEKAIELAKDRLETGDEAEVSELSKIIGESYFNLEKYAEAIPYLKAYQGKKKKRERTAKWNNTDFYQLGYAYYKQKDYEKAISEFNKIVGGTNAIAQNAYYHLGESYIHLDKKQEALNAFRNASQMNFDLKIQEDAWLNYAKISYEIGNPYQSAPQVLAGYLDKYPDTPYKEEVETLLIDSYITSKNYKEALKLLERKKSFDDKVAYQKVAFYRGVELYNETKYLEAESLFDASLSEPRDPKYTARATFWKAEADYNLTNYDDALIGYKQFQQQSASEATPEIENIDYNLAYTYFKQKNYPQAIKHFNKFIANKKDDKVRLNDAYLRLGDGHFVSSDYSNAIKAYEKAIEINEIESDYPFFQKAISVGYTGQSSKKIAALEQFIETYPKSKLRDDAMYELGNSYVKANEKSKAMNVYNRLSSEYRMSSFVPKALLRQGLVYYNDSENEQALSKFKNVASNYPGTPEAVQSVSTARLIYIDLGRVDDYARWVKTLDYVEVTDADLDNATYEAAEKQYLDNNTDKAIKQFNGYLNEFPNGIYAMQAHFYIAQLYYKKDLLANAAPHYKYIVEASQSEYTEEALSRLSQYYLESKSWNQAIPLLLRLESEANFPQNVVFAQSNLMKAHYQLENYNEAVSYAEKVLTNSKIDNKIKSDAHIIIARSAIKTGDEDKAKSAFAKVEKVATGETAAEALYYNAYFKNKEGKHAASNEAVQKLAKDFSGYKYFSAKGLVLMAKNYYALKDAFQATYILESVIGNFAEFEDVVDEAKEELKTIKAEEAKTNSSIETEEN; encoded by the coding sequence ATGACTAAAAATAATATTGTTTCCCTTTTGGTGGCCTTAAGTTTTAGTTTCCAAATCATGGCACAACAGTCGGCCACTTACACCAGTAGTATGGCAGACTATCAAAAAGCACTTTCGCTGTTTAATAATCAACAATACCTTGCTGCTCAGTCGCTGTTTAGAGACGTTAAAAAGGATGCAAAAGAAAATCTTTTAAAGTCTGAATGCGCCTATTATATAGCCAATTGTGCCGTTAGGTTAAATCAGCAAAATGCCGACCAGCTTATTGAAGATTTTGTAAAAGACTATCCCACAAGTACCAAGCGTAATACGGCGTTTTTTGATGTTGCCGATTATTATTTTGCAAACGGAAAATATCCACACGCCAGAAAATGGTACGATAAGGTGAACGAAGAAGCCTTAGCTAGAAAGGAAAAAGAAAAATTTAATTTTAACAATGGCTATTCCGCATTTTCGGTGAAACAATACAAGGTTGCAAAAAAGTATTTAACAAGAGTTGAAAATTCTCAGGAGTACGGTTCGCAGGCTAAATACTATTTAGGTTTTATGGCTTATGAAGGTGATGATTACGATGAAGCTAATGAATATTTCGATCAAGTAAGCGCCCAAGAACGTTACCAAGAAAAGCTGTCGTATTACCAAGCCGATCTTCATTTTAAACTCGGAAAATTTGAAAAGGCTATCGAACTGGCAAAAGACCGATTGGAAACTGGCGACGAAGCCGAAGTGTCTGAACTCTCTAAAATTATTGGTGAAAGTTATTTTAACTTAGAAAAATACGCAGAGGCGATTCCGTATTTAAAAGCGTACCAAGGAAAAAAGAAGAAAAGAGAACGAACGGCAAAATGGAATAATACCGATTTTTACCAATTAGGATATGCCTATTACAAACAAAAGGATTACGAAAAAGCCATTTCAGAATTCAATAAAATAGTTGGTGGCACCAATGCCATTGCTCAAAATGCCTATTATCATTTGGGTGAAAGTTATATTCATTTAGATAAAAAACAGGAAGCATTAAATGCGTTTAGAAATGCCTCGCAAATGAATTTCGATTTAAAAATTCAAGAAGACGCTTGGTTAAATTATGCGAAAATCAGTTACGAAATTGGTAACCCGTATCAATCGGCACCACAGGTTTTAGCTGGTTATTTAGATAAATATCCAGATACACCCTATAAAGAGGAGGTTGAAACGCTTTTAATCGATTCGTACATTACGTCTAAAAACTACAAAGAAGCCCTAAAGCTTTTGGAACGTAAAAAGAGTTTTGATGATAAAGTAGCGTACCAAAAAGTAGCGTTTTATAGAGGTGTTGAATTGTATAACGAAACAAAATACTTAGAAGCCGAATCGCTTTTCGATGCTTCATTAAGCGAGCCACGAGACCCAAAATACACCGCTCGGGCTACATTTTGGAAAGCTGAAGCCGATTATAATTTAACTAATTACGACGATGCTTTGATTGGCTATAAGCAGTTTCAGCAGCAATCTGCGTCAGAAGCAACGCCAGAGATTGAAAATATAGATTATAATTTAGCCTATACCTACTTCAAGCAAAAAAATTATCCGCAAGCCATAAAGCATTTCAATAAATTCATCGCCAATAAAAAAGATGATAAAGTTAGATTGAACGACGCGTATTTACGTTTGGGCGACGGGCATTTTGTGTCTAGCGATTATAGCAACGCAATCAAAGCGTACGAAAAAGCCATTGAAATTAACGAAATCGAATCCGATTATCCATTTTTTCAAAAAGCGATTAGTGTGGGCTATACGGGGCAATCTTCAAAAAAAATTGCAGCTTTAGAGCAGTTTATCGAAACCTACCCCAAGTCTAAATTACGAGACGATGCCATGTACGAATTGGGAAATTCCTATGTAAAAGCAAACGAAAAAAGCAAAGCGATGAACGTGTACAACCGTTTAAGCAGTGAGTACAGAATGAGTTCCTTTGTGCCAAAAGCCTTATTGCGACAAGGTTTGGTGTATTATAACGACAGTGAAAATGAACAGGCCTTGAGCAAGTTTAAAAATGTAGCCAGTAATTACCCCGGAACACCCGAAGCGGTTCAGTCGGTTTCAACAGCGCGTTTAATTTATATTGATTTAGGTCGGGTTGACGATTATGCACGTTGGGTAAAAACCTTGGATTATGTTGAGGTTACCGATGCCGATTTAGACAATGCCACCTACGAAGCGGCCGAAAAACAGTATTTGGATAATAATACCGATAAAGCCATCAAACAATTTAATGGGTATTTAAATGAATTTCCCAACGGCATTTATGCGATGCAAGCACACTTTTATATAGCCCAATTGTATTACAAAAAAGATTTATTGGCGAATGCGGCACCGCATTATAAATATATTGTTGAAGCCTCACAAAGCGAATATACCGAGGAAGCTTTATCGCGTTTATCGCAGTATTATTTAGAAAGTAAAAGTTGGAACCAAGCCATTCCTTTATTGTTACGTTTGGAATCAGAAGCTAACTTTCCGCAAAACGTGGTGTTTGCACAATCTAATTTAATGAAAGCGCATTATCAATTAGAAAATTATAATGAAGCCGTGTCTTATGCCGAAAAAGTACTCACCAATTCAAAAATCGATAATAAGATTAAAAGTGATGCCCATATTATAATTGCACGATCGGCCATTAAAACGGGCGATGAAGATAAAGCGAAATCCGCTTTTGCAAAAGTAGAAAAAGTAGCGACAGGGGAAACAGCTGCCGAGGCCTTGTATTACAATGCATATTTTAAAAATAAAGAAGGCAAACATGCGGCATCAAACGAAGCGGTTCAAAAGTTGGCCAAAGATTTTTCGGGCTATAAATATTTTAGTGCCAAAGGATTGGTATTAATGGCGAAGAATTATTACGCTTTAAAAGATGCGTTTCAAGCCACTTATATTTTAGAAAGCGTTATTGGAAACTTTGCTGAATTTGAAGATGTTGTTGATGAAGCCAAAGAAGAATTAAAGACAATAAAAGCTGAAGAGGCCAAAACAAATTCATCCATTGAGACTGAAGAAAATTAA
- a CDS encoding TonB-dependent receptor, whose protein sequence is MRKHTSYFLLAIVTLCVTTVFSQNRKNDTITTGVIDVVKPYTPSISDAFKVKEIPSLDDEETATIKEIKYNIFSFPVASTFTPAKGKAAVVEKAKPVKLFDNYATLGVGTYTTILGEVYLNHAISRTESVGGYVSHHSSQGGIDGLAFDDNFSTTKINANYSSRLRDLAWHVEGGFQQQMYNWYGVPQSQLAQAQANNIDVDHSFYSAHFGGDITFEDTYINSGSFFFRRFGDNQGSGENRFIAKTKIDIPINGEEISTDFKFDYINGTFDRSYSSNNELKHGNFQIGASPTYQLKEDDLTLNLGVSVAFLRDSESKENNFYLYPNITATYRLVNDVLIAYGGIQGELIQNSYYDFATENPFVSPTLMVMPTDQQYNAYIGLKGKLSSNMSYNISGRYLADRNKALFRNNEITLTNQDYAYGNSFGMVYDDVDTFGVAGEINVDVNRNFKLGIKAEYFKYTTNNEAEAWNLPDIKGTLFLDYQINEHWFAGSNLFYTGERKDQFYLNDGVTVTTPFTMVIKSYFDANAHLGYHINDKISVFAKANNINNKAYQRWQNFPVQSIQFLAGATFKFDF, encoded by the coding sequence ATGCGAAAGCACACATCATATTTTTTATTAGCTATTGTAACATTATGTGTAACCACTGTTTTTTCACAAAACAGAAAAAACGACACCATCACAACCGGTGTTATTGATGTAGTAAAACCTTATACACCCTCAATTTCTGATGCTTTTAAAGTAAAAGAGATTCCGTCGTTAGATGACGAAGAAACGGCGACCATAAAGGAAATTAAATACAATATTTTTTCGTTTCCGGTGGCATCAACATTCACGCCGGCAAAAGGGAAAGCTGCGGTTGTAGAAAAGGCAAAACCAGTAAAATTATTCGATAACTATGCCACTTTGGGCGTTGGCACGTATACCACTATTTTAGGCGAAGTGTATTTAAATCACGCCATTAGCAGAACCGAGAGTGTGGGCGGTTATGTGAGTCATCATTCATCGCAAGGCGGCATTGATGGTTTGGCTTTCGATGATAATTTTTCAACCACTAAAATCAATGCAAACTATTCCAGCCGATTACGCGATTTAGCTTGGCATGTTGAAGGTGGTTTTCAACAGCAAATGTACAATTGGTATGGTGTGCCGCAATCTCAATTAGCGCAAGCCCAAGCCAATAATATTGATGTAGACCATTCGTTCTATAGCGCACATTTTGGTGGCGATATCACTTTCGAAGATACCTATATTAATTCCGGAAGTTTCTTTTTCAGACGCTTTGGAGATAATCAGGGTTCGGGAGAAAACCGATTTATTGCAAAAACGAAAATTGATATCCCCATTAATGGTGAGGAAATTTCAACCGATTTTAAATTCGATTACATAAACGGTACTTTTGATAGAAGTTACAGTTCGAACAACGAGTTAAAACACGGTAATTTTCAAATAGGAGCGTCTCCAACATATCAATTAAAAGAAGACGATTTAACGTTGAATTTGGGCGTTTCGGTGGCCTTTTTAAGAGATTCGGAATCTAAGGAAAACAACTTTTATTTGTACCCAAATATTACCGCAACCTACAGATTGGTTAACGATGTGTTGATTGCTTATGGCGGTATTCAAGGGGAATTGATTCAAAATTCATATTACGATTTTGCTACTGAAAATCCGTTTGTGTCGCCCACTTTAATGGTTATGCCCACCGATCAGCAATACAACGCATACATTGGGTTAAAAGGGAAATTATCAAGCAACATGAGTTATAATATTAGCGGACGTTATTTAGCAGACAGAAATAAAGCGCTCTTTAGAAATAATGAAATAACACTTACAAATCAAGATTATGCTTACGGAAATTCCTTTGGAATGGTGTATGATGACGTGGATACTTTTGGTGTTGCCGGAGAGATTAATGTGGATGTTAACCGCAATTTCAAACTCGGAATAAAAGCTGAATATTTTAAATACACTACAAATAACGAAGCCGAAGCTTGGAATTTACCAGATATTAAAGGCACGTTGTTTTTAGATTATCAAATAAACGAACATTGGTTTGCAGGCTCCAACTTATTTTATACCGGCGAGCGCAAAGACCAATTTTACCTAAACGATGGCGTAACGGTAACGACGCCGTTTACCATGGTTATTAAAAGTTATTTTGATGCCAATGCCCATTTGGGCTATCATATTAACGACAAGATTTCGGTGTTTGCTAAAGCCAATAATATTAATAATAAAGCCTATCAGCGTTGGCAAAATTTTCCGGTGCAAAGCATTCAGTTTTTGGCTGGTGCTACGTTTAAGTTTGATTTTTGA
- a CDS encoding DUF1287 domain-containing protein: protein MKNLFSFILFLSFIICISQSKSQIISLSEAALELTHHKVTYDPSYFSIDYPNGDVPNDKGVCTDVIIRAYRKLGVDLQKEVHEDMKANFNAYPKIWGLKSTDKNIDHRRVPNLMTYFKRQGAEKPITNNPSDYKPGDVVCWDLKDAASHIGIVVNKKSNDGKRHLIVHNIGSGQVLEDCLFSFKIIGHYRFLN from the coding sequence ATGAAAAACCTATTCTCCTTCATACTATTTCTATCTTTTATCATTTGCATTTCACAAAGTAAATCACAAATAATAAGCTTGTCTGAAGCTGCTTTGGAATTAACACATCACAAAGTAACCTACGATCCCAGTTACTTTTCAATCGATTATCCCAATGGCGATGTGCCCAATGATAAAGGCGTGTGTACCGATGTCATAATTAGAGCTTACCGAAAGTTAGGCGTCGATTTACAAAAGGAAGTTCACGAAGATATGAAGGCTAACTTCAATGCGTACCCCAAAATATGGGGCTTAAAATCTACCGACAAAAATATAGATCACCGGCGCGTACCCAATTTAATGACCTATTTTAAACGCCAAGGTGCTGAAAAACCCATCACCAATAACCCCAGCGATTATAAACCTGGAGATGTGGTGTGTTGGGATTTAAAAGATGCTGCATCGCACATTGGTATTGTGGTTAATAAAAAATCGAACGATGGGAAACGCCATTTAATCGTTCATAATATTGGTAGTGGACAAGTTTTGGAAGATTGCCTTTTTAGTTTTAAAATCATAGGGCATTATCGGTTTCTAAATTAG
- a CDS encoding amidohydrolase: MQKPILLLFVLILASCSTKHQVDLIVTNAKVYTVNNAFETATAFAVKNGKFVDVGNTEAIISKYIASKTMDAEGKTIVPGFIDAHCHFLGLGFNQQAVNLVGTTSFDEVVQRVVDFQKEHNLKFIKGRGWDQNDWDEKVFPSKKQLDALFPDTPIYLTRIDGHAILCNQAALNLGNVTVHSKIDGGEVVIENGELTGVLVDNAESLVLNYWPKPTREDMANALIEAQKICFDNGLTTVDDAGLTIEAIEVIDSLQQAGDLNMRVYAMVSASKKNLDYYLNKGIIKTEKLNVRSFKFYADGALGSRGALLRKPYSDKPGHLGLAVTDLETFKVSAKAIANSEYQMNTHAIGDSANHAVLNVYKDVLKGKKNRRWRIEHAQVISPEDFNLFDDIIPSVQPTHATSDMYWAEDRLGNERIKGAYAYKDLLNKYGKIALGTDFPVEHVSPFYTFYAAVARQDLKGYPENGYQIENGLSREEALKGMTIWAAYSNFEEAEKGSIEAGKFADFIILDNNIMEVEASEIPNIKVIGTFIDGEKM; the protein is encoded by the coding sequence ATGCAAAAACCAATCCTTCTTTTGTTCGTTTTAATTTTAGCAAGTTGTTCCACAAAGCATCAGGTAGATTTAATTGTTACTAACGCCAAGGTTTACACCGTAAACAATGCTTTTGAAACAGCCACAGCTTTCGCGGTAAAAAACGGAAAATTTGTTGATGTTGGAAATACCGAAGCTATAATTTCAAAATACATAGCTTCAAAAACAATGGATGCCGAAGGAAAAACTATAGTTCCGGGGTTTATCGATGCGCATTGTCATTTTTTAGGTTTGGGCTTTAATCAGCAAGCCGTCAATTTAGTGGGCACAACAAGTTTTGATGAAGTTGTACAGCGTGTTGTAGACTTTCAAAAAGAGCATAACTTAAAGTTTATTAAAGGTCGCGGATGGGACCAGAATGATTGGGATGAAAAGGTCTTTCCGAGTAAAAAACAATTGGATGCCTTGTTTCCAGATACCCCAATCTATTTAACTCGAATTGACGGGCATGCGATACTGTGTAATCAAGCCGCTTTAAATTTAGGAAACGTAACCGTACACAGTAAAATTGATGGAGGCGAAGTGGTTATTGAAAACGGTGAGTTAACGGGTGTTTTAGTTGATAATGCTGAAAGTTTAGTGCTTAATTATTGGCCAAAACCAACACGCGAAGACATGGCAAATGCTTTGATAGAAGCCCAAAAAATATGTTTTGATAACGGATTAACCACCGTTGATGACGCTGGTTTGACAATTGAAGCTATTGAGGTTATTGACAGTTTACAACAAGCAGGCGATTTAAATATGCGTGTTTATGCCATGGTTTCGGCCTCAAAGAAAAACCTAGATTATTATTTAAACAAAGGCATCATTAAAACCGAAAAACTTAATGTACGGTCGTTTAAATTTTATGCCGATGGCGCATTGGGTTCCAGAGGCGCCTTATTGCGAAAACCGTATAGCGACAAGCCCGGACATTTAGGGCTAGCAGTTACCGATTTAGAAACCTTTAAAGTTTCGGCGAAAGCCATAGCGAATTCAGAATATCAAATGAACACCCATGCCATTGGCGATTCTGCAAATCATGCCGTATTAAACGTTTATAAAGATGTGTTAAAAGGCAAAAAGAACAGGCGTTGGCGCATAGAACATGCGCAGGTTATTTCGCCCGAGGATTTTAATTTGTTTGATGATATTATTCCGTCGGTACAGCCAACACACGCCACTAGCGATATGTATTGGGCGGAAGACAGATTAGGTAATGAGCGTATCAAAGGTGCCTATGCATATAAAGATTTGCTAAATAAATATGGAAAAATTGCATTGGGAACCGATTTTCCCGTCGAGCATGTGAGTCCGTTTTACACCTTTTACGCAGCGGTGGCACGACAAGATTTAAAAGGTTATCCAGAAAATGGCTATCAAATTGAAAATGGATTGAGTAGGGAAGAAGCCTTAAAAGGCATGACTATTTGGGCAGCATATTCGAATTTTGAAGAAGCTGAAAAAGGAAGTATTGAAGCTGGAAAGTTTGCCGATTTTATTATCCTCGACAACAATATAATGGAAGTTGAAGCATCTGAAATTCCAAATATTAAAGTGATTGGTACTTTTATTGACGGGGAGAAAATGTGA
- a CDS encoding class I SAM-dependent methyltransferase, which translates to MNFKDLFGNALLDYHNGNYSEDIITSTSISDDNVLPLPYLFRGFKDMPTLEQKALKLAKGYVLDVGCGAGNHSLYLQQEGLKVKAIDISKGAIKVATQRGVLDAEVKNIIDEIGTFDTILLLMNGTGIFQELAQVSKYLTHLKRLLKPKGQILIDSSDIKYMYEDDDGGFWQDINASYYGEIDYFLSYKGEKERPMKWLYLDFNTLLTACTSVGLNCELIFEGEHFDYLARLS; encoded by the coding sequence TTGAATTTTAAAGACCTTTTCGGCAACGCTTTATTAGATTACCACAACGGAAACTACTCCGAAGATATTATAACTTCAACTAGTATTTCTGATGACAATGTATTGCCACTACCCTATTTATTCCGCGGTTTTAAGGACATGCCAACGTTGGAACAAAAAGCACTTAAATTAGCAAAAGGTTACGTTTTAGATGTGGGTTGTGGCGCAGGCAACCATAGTTTGTATTTACAACAAGAAGGTTTAAAAGTAAAAGCTATCGATATTTCAAAAGGCGCTATAAAGGTGGCAACACAACGTGGTGTTTTGGATGCCGAAGTCAAAAATATTATAGATGAAATTGGGACATTTGATACCATTTTGTTGTTGATGAATGGTACCGGGATTTTTCAAGAATTGGCACAGGTTTCGAAATATCTAACACATTTAAAACGTCTTTTAAAACCTAAGGGACAAATTTTAATCGATTCGTCGGATATTAAATATATGTACGAAGACGACGATGGTGGATTTTGGCAAGATATTAATGCGAGCTATTATGGCGAAATCGATTATTTTTTGAGCTATAAAGGCGAGAAAGAACGCCCCATGAAATGGTTGTATTTAGATTTTAATACTTTATTAACCGCTTGCACTTCTGTTGGATTAAATTGTGAATTGATTTTTGAAGGTGAGCATTTTGATTATTTGGCGCGGTTGAGTTGA
- a CDS encoding YkgJ family cysteine cluster protein, producing the protein MNLEPKIESLPKLAKDKHNENKKFFAKLKKKPPKNLDYVMQELHDTEFEKTDCLTCANCCKTTGPLFTDKDINRISKHFKQKPQQFIAQYLRIDEDNDYVLQTVPCTFLGADNYCSIYEVRPKACREFPHTDRKKFQQISNLTLKNVAMCPAAFNIVEEMKKRVKI; encoded by the coding sequence TTGAATCTTGAACCTAAAATAGAAAGTCTCCCAAAGCTCGCCAAAGATAAGCATAACGAAAACAAAAAATTCTTCGCAAAGCTAAAAAAGAAACCACCTAAAAATTTAGATTATGTGATGCAGGAATTGCACGATACCGAGTTTGAAAAAACAGATTGCTTAACCTGTGCCAACTGCTGTAAAACCACGGGCCCATTGTTTACCGATAAAGATATTAATAGAATTTCGAAACATTTTAAACAAAAACCACAACAATTTATTGCGCAGTATTTGCGCATTGATGAGGACAACGATTATGTGTTGCAAACGGTGCCGTGTACCTTTTTAGGCGCCGATAATTATTGCTCTATTTACGAAGTGCGTCCAAAGGCATGCAGAGAGTTTCCGCATACCGACAGAAAAAAGTTTCAGCAAATTTCTAATCTCACCTTAAAAAATGTGGCGATGTGTCCGGCGGCTTTTAATATTGTAGAGGAAATGAAAAAAAGGGTTAAGATTTAG
- a CDS encoding sterol desaturase family protein produces METLLQYFETIPPLHRGLIIVGGLTFFWFLEGALPLFNFNYKKWKHAVPNIFFTITTILVNLPLAFLLLMASDWVFANNFGILNWLPDMALGLYIFIGILLMDFFGAYLPHLIEHKVPPLWMVHLVHHSDHKVDATTANRHHPIESVIRYLFTLIGVIIIGAPIGIVMLYQSLSIVATQFSHSNIKLPKKVDKFISYVLVSPDMHKVHHHYKMPYTDSNYGNIFSVWDRLLGTYMELDTDKIVYGVDVFPDEKENSNIKDLLKQPFQKYRKPTAKFDD; encoded by the coding sequence TTGGAAACCCTTTTACAATATTTCGAAACCATTCCGCCACTACATCGCGGACTCATAATTGTTGGTGGATTAACATTTTTCTGGTTTTTGGAAGGTGCTTTACCCTTATTCAATTTCAACTATAAAAAATGGAAACACGCCGTTCCCAACATCTTTTTTACCATAACCACCATACTCGTTAATTTACCTTTGGCTTTCCTTTTATTAATGGCATCCGATTGGGTTTTCGCCAATAATTTTGGCATTTTAAACTGGTTGCCTGATATGGCTCTGGGGCTCTATATTTTTATAGGCATACTGTTAATGGATTTTTTCGGGGCGTATTTGCCACATTTAATCGAGCATAAAGTGCCGCCATTGTGGATGGTCCATTTGGTACATCATTCTGACCATAAAGTCGACGCCACTACAGCCAACAGGCATCATCCCATCGAGAGCGTTATTCGTTATCTTTTCACTTTAATTGGTGTTATCATAATTGGTGCGCCCATTGGTATTGTTATGCTGTATCAGTCCCTATCCATTGTTGCCACACAGTTTTCCCACTCCAATATCAAGTTGCCAAAAAAGGTGGATAAATTTATTAGTTATGTGCTTGTTTCCCCGGATATGCACAAGGTGCACCATCACTATAAAATGCCGTACACCGATTCTAATTACGGCAATATCTTTTCGGTTTGGGACAGATTATTGGGTACATATATGGAATTGGATACCGATAAGATTGTGTACGGTGTTGATGTGTTTCCCGATGAAAAAGAAAATAGCAATATTAAGGATTTGTTGAAGCAACCCTTTCAGAAATACAGAAAACCAACCGCTAAATTTGATGATTAA
- a CDS encoding glycerophosphodiester phosphodiesterase family protein, protein MNCNESKNIDIQGHRGCRGLMPENTMEAFKKAIELGVQTLELDVAISKDNIVVVSHEPYMNPVICLDANGSEIPKSDEKKYNLYQMTFDSIKQFDCGTKHHPRFPNQQKIKTHKPALSEVIIASKKLNPNIKFNIEIKYQPDYNAVFTPNPKDFVRLVLDVINKNDAFNETNLQSFDLSILEEIKKQSPKMEVALLVDENEDIWNKMNVMSYWPEIISPYYKLLNAKTVRNLQAENFKVIPWTVNSKTDMRQMIDFKVDGIITDYPDILIDVLKN, encoded by the coding sequence ATGAATTGTAACGAATCTAAAAATATAGATATTCAAGGGCATCGCGGTTGCCGTGGTTTAATGCCCGAAAATACCATGGAAGCTTTTAAGAAAGCCATCGAATTAGGCGTGCAAACATTAGAATTGGATGTTGCAATTTCAAAAGATAATATAGTGGTTGTGTCGCATGAGCCTTATATGAATCCCGTTATTTGTTTAGATGCGAATGGTTCCGAGATACCTAAATCCGACGAGAAAAAGTACAATTTGTATCAAATGACTTTCGATAGTATTAAGCAGTTTGATTGCGGTACAAAACACCATCCAAGATTCCCAAATCAGCAAAAAATAAAAACCCATAAACCAGCTTTAAGCGAGGTTATTATAGCGTCTAAAAAATTAAATCCTAATATTAAATTCAATATCGAAATAAAATATCAACCAGATTATAACGCCGTTTTTACGCCTAATCCAAAAGATTTTGTGCGTTTGGTTTTAGATGTTATCAATAAAAATGATGCGTTTAATGAAACCAATTTGCAAAGTTTCGATTTAAGTATTTTAGAAGAAATAAAAAAGCAATCGCCAAAAATGGAAGTAGCACTTTTAGTGGATGAAAATGAGGATATTTGGAACAAAATGAATGTAATGTCTTATTGGCCTGAAATTATAAGTCCGTATTACAAACTTTTAAATGCTAAAACCGTTAGAAATTTACAAGCCGAAAATTTTAAAGTAATCCCGTGGACCGTAAATAGCAAAACAGATATGCGACAAATGATTGATTTTAAGGTTGATGGCATCATTACAGACTACCCTGATATTTTGATAGATGTGCTTAAAAATTAA